AGGATCGCGCGCTCGGCGGTGTCGGGCGCGTCCGCCACATGCGCGCAGAAGCCCGCCAGCCCGGCGATCTCGGGCGTCAGGTCGTGGGTCGCCCATTCGCGCCAGGCGGCATAGGCGCCGCGCCCCGGCGTGGGCGTCCAGGGCGCCTGGCCCCGGTCGAACTGCCCCGCCGCCCAGAGCCCGAAGCTTTTGGCGAAGACCGAGGGCCAGTCCGTCCCCGTGGCCGTCGCCGCGAGGTCGGCCACGGTGGGCAGGGGCCGGGGGGCGGGGCTTTCGCCGCGCGCCTTGGCCTTGAGCATGGCAAGATCGGCGGGCTTCAGCGGCGAGGGGCAGGCGATCAGCGCGGCGGCGAGGTCGTCCTCGGTGATCCGGCCGGCCGCGATCCCGGCCATCATCTCGGCGCGCGGCCGGGTCAGCCGCACCCCCGCGACGCGGGCAAGCCGGGCGGCGGCGGTGGCAAGGTCCTCGCCGGTCTGGCCGAGGAACGGGTTGACCGCGACGGTGGCGTCCAGCGGGAAGGCCGGCGGGATGGCGCGGGCGGCGGCCTCGGCGGCATCGAGCAGGCCGGAGACGCGGGCGGGGGCGATCTGCGCGTGGTTCAGGAACATGGGTCGTCTCCCGTGGATCAGTCGTGTTTCGCGAGCCGGAAGCCGCCGATCAGGCGGTCGAGCAGCGCGTTGAGGTAAAGCCCGTTGGCGAGGTGGACGCGAAGCCCGGCCGTGGCGGGGTGGTGCGCCCAGAGCGGGAACAGGGCCTGGGCGACGGCGACCACGCCGAAGGAGAGCACCGCCAGCGCGATCAGCGCCCATTCCAGCGGGCCGGGCGCCGGGGCCGGGGGCAGGGCGGGGCCCCAGACCCAATGCGCCGCCTGCTGGAAGGTGAAGTAGGCGAGCGCCGCGCCCAGCGCGGCAAGGCCCGTCCGCCGGGTCAGCGCGGCGGGCGCGGTATCGGCCAGCCCCTGCGCCACGAGGTAGGCGACGCCGAAGATCAGCATCGCGCCGAGCGCCAGCGCCTGCGGCGATTTCGGGCCCGCGACGACGGTGAAGACGGCAGCGACCGCGCCGTAGAGGACGAGCGCGAGGCCGAAGGACCGCGCCACCGCGCCGGGGCTCGGCACCGCCACGGGCCCCGGCCGCCGCATCCCCGCCACCGCGCGGATCGCGCCGCCGGAGGCCAGGAAGGCATGCGCCTTGTAGAGCGAATGGGCCACGATATGCAGCAGCGCCAGCGCCCAGAGCCCCAGCCCGCATTGCAGCAGCAAAAAGCCCATCTGCGCCACCGTGGACCAGGCCAGCGCCGTCTTGATCGCGCTTTGCGTCAGCATCACGACCGCGCCGAACAGCGCGGTGAAGCCGCCCAGCATCACCAGGGCGGCCATCGCCCCGGGGCTTGCCTGCACGAGCTCTGCGGTGCGCAGCAGGAGCACCCCGCCGGCATTGACGATCCCCGCATGCAAGAGCGCCGAGACCGGGGTCGGGGCCTCCATCACCTCGGTCAGCCAGCCGTGCAGCGGGAAGGCCGCGGTCTTGAGCGCCGCGGCCAGGACCAGGAGGGCCGCGGCGGCCTGCGCGGCGGGGGGCAGGCCCCCGGCCGCGACCGCGGCGCCCATGGCGGCCAGGTCGGCCGTTCCGAAGGCGGCGAGGCACAGCGCGGCGGCCGCGAGCAGCGCCGCGTCGCCGGCGTGCCAGACCAGGGCGAACTTCGTCGCCGCGCGCCGGGCTTCGGGGCGGTCGGGGTAGAACAGCAGCAGCCGCCGCAGCGCCGCGCCGATCGCGACGAAGGCGAGGATCAGGGTCGCGAGGCTGCCCGCCTGCACGAGGACCAGCACCGCGGCGAGCGTGGCCAGCATCAGCCCGTGAAACGCGCCTTCGCGCGCCTCGCCGTCGAGGTAGCTGCGCGAATAGCGCGTCACGATCCAGCCGATGAAGGCGACGAGCAGCGCCATCGTGGCGCCCAGGCCGTCGAGGCGCAGCGCCAGGAGCACCGGCCCGTCGAACAGGGCGCGCTGGGCGGGCCCGGCGACGAGGAGTTGCGCGAGCCCCAGCCCCGCCAGCGCCAGCGCGGCGAGGGCGGCGATCTCGGCGAGGCGCGGAAGGGCGCGGGGGCGGCGCCCGGGATGGCGGAGGGCAAGCGCGGCGACGGCCAGCAGGACGAGCGGCGCGAGAAAACCCATCGGCGGGATCGAGGACATGGCGTGGCCTCCCTGTCGGTTGCGGTCGCCCAGCAATTAGCGCTGGCCATGCCGCAAAAAAATTACATATTTTGCGGAAAGACGTTCGTTTTGATCGAAGGGTCGGCATGCTCAACCTGCATCACCTGCGTCTGTTCCGGGCGGTCGCCCGCGACGGAACGCTCACCGGGGCGGCCCGCGCGCTCAACCTGTCGCAATCGGCGGTGTCGGCGCAGATACGGACGCTGGAGGCGGCGCTGGGCCACGACCTGTTCGAGCGGCGGGGGCGGGGGCTCGTGCTGACCGAGGCGGGCCGGATCGCGCTGGACCATGCCGAGGCGATCTTCCGCACCGCCGACGACCTGAGCGCCACCCTGCGCGAGGCGGGGCGGGCGCGGCGGGCGCTGCGGATCGGGGCGCTGGCCACGCTGTCGCGCAACTTCCAGATGGCGTTCCTGCGGCCGCTCGTCGGGCGGGCGGATGTCGAGCTCGTGCTGCGCTCCGGCTCGCAGGCGGAGCTGCTTCGGGGGCTCGACGCGTTGTCGCTGGACGTGGTCCTGACGGACCTGCTTCCCGCCCGCGATGCCGCCAGCCCCTATCTCGTGCACCGGCTGGCGGAGCAGCCCGTGGGGCTGATCGGCACGCCGGCGCGGGTCGGCGCCGGGGGGCGGTCGCTGGCGGACGTGCTGAACGCCGAGCCGGTGATCCTGCCCACGCCCGAATCCGCCCTGCGGGCGGGCTTCGACGCGCTGGCCGAACGGCTGGGAATCGTGCCGCGGATCGCCGCCGAGGCCGACGACATGGCGATGATGCGGCTTCTTGCGCGCGAGGATGCGGGCCTGGCGGTGATTCCGCCGATCGTGGTGCGGGACGAGTTGACCGCGGGCACGCTTGTCGAATGCGCGCAGCTGGACGGGATCAGCGAAGCCTTCTGCGCCGTGACCCTGCAGCGGCGGTTCCCCAATCCGCTGCTGGCCGAGGTGCTGCACGCGGAGGGGTTTCCGGCGGTGTGACGGCGCCGCGGCCGGCGCGGGTTTGACAGGTCGTGTGTCGCGTGAAAGCCTGCCGAAGGGGGGAAGGCATGGACGCCGAACGCAAGACGAACATCTTCGTCGCGGGGCTGGATCCGTTCAACCTGCGCCTGCTGCAAA
This genomic window from Rhodovulum sp. ES.010 contains:
- a CDS encoding LysR family transcriptional regulator, which codes for MLNLHHLRLFRAVARDGTLTGAARALNLSQSAVSAQIRTLEAALGHDLFERRGRGLVLTEAGRIALDHAEAIFRTADDLSATLREAGRARRALRIGALATLSRNFQMAFLRPLVGRADVELVLRSGSQAELLRGLDALSLDVVLTDLLPARDAASPYLVHRLAEQPVGLIGTPARVGAGGRSLADVLNAEPVILPTPESALRAGFDALAERLGIVPRIAAEADDMAMMRLLAREDAGLAVIPPIVVRDELTAGTLVECAQLDGISEAFCAVTLQRRFPNPLLAEVLHAEGFPAV
- a CDS encoding proton-conducting transporter membrane subunit gives rise to the protein MSSIPPMGFLAPLVLLAVAALALRHPGRRPRALPRLAEIAALAALALAGLGLAQLLVAGPAQRALFDGPVLLALRLDGLGATMALLVAFIGWIVTRYSRSYLDGEAREGAFHGLMLATLAAVLVLVQAGSLATLILAFVAIGAALRRLLLFYPDRPEARRAATKFALVWHAGDAALLAAAALCLAAFGTADLAAMGAAVAAGGLPPAAQAAAALLVLAAALKTAAFPLHGWLTEVMEAPTPVSALLHAGIVNAGGVLLLRTAELVQASPGAMAALVMLGGFTALFGAVVMLTQSAIKTALAWSTVAQMGFLLLQCGLGLWALALLHIVAHSLYKAHAFLASGGAIRAVAGMRRPGPVAVPSPGAVARSFGLALVLYGAVAAVFTVVAGPKSPQALALGAMLIFGVAYLVAQGLADTAPAALTRRTGLAALGAALAYFTFQQAAHWVWGPALPPAPAPGPLEWALIALAVLSFGVVAVAQALFPLWAHHPATAGLRVHLANGLYLNALLDRLIGGFRLAKHD